The genome window tgccagttAGCTCCTTGTCGGccataatataatacatacataaatataaataataaaactacctttcaaaaaataaataataaaactaaaattttagtATCGGTTTATAAGCTTAGAGCATTGAGTTTTGAAGAACAATACACGTccgtgtgtgtatgtatatatacaggaATATGTATTGCAGCAAACTATGGCCATGGACAGTGACCTCAAGTAGTCAAGTTTGTGGAAGAACATGAACATTGAACAGTGCCGCAAATGATCAACTGAGATCCATGTTTAACGGTGTAGCTAACGGCTGGATTGAAATTgaatatatgtttttgttttttttttttttttttcaattccatGGACCACATATATCTATCCAAGTTGAAAGTTGTGGATAAGATCAAAATACATACTTGTGGGACCGAAGTGAATttaattctttggaagaattGGTGTGAGCTATTTGGTAGGATGGAGTTgtaattcaattacaatttaattttttgtggagTATAACTATATTGTTTAGTtagaataaattataatttcaggtaattgcaattttttgttttgtagaattaaaatttatatgacGGTGGatgaataggaaaaagaaagaagaaaataacaacattatccttgattattattattattattattattttagacaAAGATATTTCAACATTATATCATTTATTCCCTTTCCATTTCTAGTAATTCTATTTCTGCTCaccaatataatttgaattcctacatTATTCCCACCTTATTTTTTTCTAACGGAATTATAATTCTTTCTCGGTTAAGGATGTTGATGTCTGTAATGGATTGTGTTATATCAATTGATACATTCAATGGTTTGTTTTTCTACCTTTGTTGAAATAAATGATAGatgaaagagaagaagacaTTTACAGAGTTAAGAGATAATGTTAATTAAGCATTTGTATGTATTCTGGCAGTTGCTGCAGTTTGTGATGGTTTGAAGGCATGGGAGGTGCTGAAAAAAAAGCCCCATAATGTGGACCTGATTTTGGCAGAAGTTGATCTGCCATCAATCTCGGGATATGCCCTTCTCACCTTAATCATGGAACATCAAATCTGCAAAAACATCCCTGTAATAAGTATGCCATCCACACCCCAACTTAGGATTGCTCATTTACTTACATTTTTGAGTCTCGTACCTTAATGCTGTCAACCTGGTTGTCCAGTGATGTCTTCCCAGGATTCGGTTAGTACAGCTTATGGATGCATGTTGAGAGGGGCAGCTGATTTTCTGGTCAAGCCGATTAGGAAGAATGAACTAACAAACCTGTGGCAGCATGTCTGGAGAAGACAAGCAGTGAGTATAGTATAGAttcaaatcctatatatatatatatatatatatacatctccACTTCTCCTAACTGATAATATGATGGAATTCGTGATGTCTGTCATGTTGTTGTCTCAGTTGAGCAGTGGAGCCATGGTTGAAAATAATGACATTTCTAATGGGGAATGCAGGGAGAAAGGAAGTGAAGATCAGGTAACATATTGCTAGGATTAAGCGCTTACTACTAAGTCTTTTTACCCTCCTAGAGAATTATGACTTGGTTCTAATATCACTTTTTAAGATCAAACGCTTATCATTATGTTAAAAGTTTTAGCTCATAGCaaagacacaactttatttcctcaTATACTGCCATCATATTTTCTAGAGACAGGGTGCTAAACTTCcccctagccaccaattgctgAATTTGACCCTTTACTGACTTCcgccacacacacacacacacacacatatatatacacacacacacacatatatatatacacacacacacacattcaaCATCAAATGAGAACTATGCCTTAGCTGAGAAGCTACGAACTTGCATGAATGTGTGCAATtgactacatgaatgcacacaatttttttttttttgaaaacgaatgcacacaatctattCTAGGGTAGATATTGTGTATTGTGTATTGTGCATCTGGAATattagattgtgtgcattcatgcaaTAATTCGTAAGTTCTCACTTAAAAATGGTTGAACACAagcctatatgtatatatatcttggCTTCAATTAAATTCTTGTACATGAAGATGATTGAGATTGTGTGACATGTGCAGAGCTGTTGTTCAAAGCCAGATATAGACACTGAAAGAGAAATGACAGAACATATCCAGGATCTTTTACAGCCAAATTGGGACAGATCTATTCCTATAGTTGATCAAGCCTCTGATGAAGATATAGAGTCTTGCAAACAGGGAATTGATTTAATTGGAGCATTTGATGACTACCTCAATTGCAATCACATAAATCCAAGTTCAAATACTAGTCCCAACAAGCAGGTTGATTCTGCTGCACCCGAATTGGATCTTTCCTTGACAAGAACACATCCTACTTCCATGCTGAATCAATTTGTAGACAATCATAGATTAAACCACTCAGATGGATCAGCCTTTACACCGTGAGTTTTCTGTACATACCAAATTGAAGTCATAGGATAAAACATTTACCACTACGTCAAAAGTTAGTGGCCATCACATTTTCCAGAGGCATGGTGCTGAACTTGGCCTCGAATCTGTGATCTGACTCTAATACTAATTTGATAAGATTAAGCTCTTGCGACTAGGCCAAAAACCATAGCTAATAGCAAAGATGTAACATTTTTTCCTTATACCGctatcacattttcgagaggcatggtgttggacttggccttcaccagcctctgcccaacaattccctAGCTACCCATTgatggacttgaccctttactGGTCTTTGCCCAACAGAAAGATTGTTACTTCTTGACTCTACTAAAAAGTTTAGTTGACAGTGacatgtttaatatatatatatatatatatatatatatatacactatgttTAACATTGTTAATGAAACCCTTGGCAGTATTATGAAATTGCTTAATTATGAGGAATATGGATGTGCAGATATGTTAACAAGGGGACGCAGAAGCACGGAGGATTAACAATCCCTATTGGTGTGAGGTTTGAGGGTGCAAGCAGCCCTGTGATATCTCCAAGTGATTCCCCTGGTTCTGGCAATCTAGATTCTCCTCCCGGCCTTGACCCAAATCCAGTTCATCCTATTCCTTCCACAGCTGATGAGTGTAGGAAGGAAGAAGTTTCCCTGGCTCAAGACGGAAACTCTCAACGATCATCTCAAAGAGAAGCAGCTCTCACCAAATTCCGCTTGAAGAGGAAAGACAGATGTTTCGAGAAGAAGGTAATTAATTCAACTAGTGTTTCAACTTTCATGTTTCTTCCTTTCACAGTTTCACATTATTATCATTCATATGATGAATGATGTGTACAGGATAAAACGTTTTCCACTATGCTAAAAGTTATAGTTTGTAGCAAAAGCATGCACTGAGGCCTGAGGGCTGGATTTGCCCTTTAACCTCTTTATCGGCTTCTGCCCAACAATCCTTCCGCCACTAGATGCTAGACTTAactctgtttggtaacatagttagttcaattttgattatttagattactattagttgtttgacttgattaaacaattaatatgagtatttgattaattagctttttgtaactgcttattgttttaaaatgctaaaattcaaaaagatgcTCAACTTTTTTgatcaattttttgaaaaagtcattttgcatgtaatagctatcagctaacaagttaattaccaaacacttttctataaccaactaatgttatcaactagtcaaacccactaacctaatcagctaacaattaTTTACTAAACGCCCCTTAGCCTTTATTGGCTTCAGGCCAACATGATGGTTTTGATAATAGCTGCAGTGCAAAACAAACTTTTATGAGCtaaagattgatttttttttttttttttttgggatgtgTTGATAGGTAAGATACGAGAGCAGGAAAAAACTTGCAGAGCAGCGGCCACGGGTGAAGGGACAGTTTGTTCGCAGGCAGCCAATCGGCACGGGTGACAATGAGATGATTAGTGCTGTAAATCAATAGCTGATATTTAGAAGGAAAGCGCATACATATCCACAATTTCTAAAACATTGTGCATTTGTTTAAGAGTTTTTGCTAACCATTTTCCCAATAAGAGGGCTGTTAATGTAGTTTAACTCTTTTGAAATTAGCAGAAGCTTCTAACACTTGATAGGACTacggtcctttttttttttttttttttttggtgaggggATAGTTAATCTGCTTTTTGGAAGCgacatattcttttttttttattttttattttatacaactAGAACTTCATTAAAATAGATCAGAACAAAGTATATTAGAAAAGAAGGAAGGAGGGGAAGACCTCCATTCTATACAATTAGTTATGAATAAAGCGTCCCTTGCAAGTAAATAGAAAGCTCTATTCACAGGATGTTTATAAATCTTTAGCTATGACTCTAATATCTtccaaaataaaatcaaatggTCCTCTAGTTTGGGGCATTCTAATTGTCTCTTGGAATTTATGGttcaaataattgattattggtttagAATCAGAACCTCCGCCCctataattagaaaataaataaataatttcatacAAGCTTAACTCACTGGTTCAACAAGTAAGATTTGGGAGACGTAATTAATGTTCGAAACTCGGTAGCAACAGGGTGAAGATTATGTTCAAAGTGGACGGGTGTAAGGGACTTTGGGGTTCAAGATTAAACCTTttgcaagaagaaaaaaataataaataaataaaagctgTGGGGCGTTGGCTCgttatgcttcagtaggttgagaaagtatgtatgaaatactatattgtaatagagttaatagtattcaaaaaaaaatcaaagctaAGGATTCAATGGATTGAATTATGACCTAATAATACTATTGATAAATGTTGATTATGAAATGCAAATGCTGTGAGTCATGAAAGATAATAATATCAAGTGAGTCATGTGTTAGCGTGGCCCAAATTTACTTAAGCTCCAATAATATCGGTTGTGTTGAACGAATCTACATTAGAATTgttgggcttttttttttttttttttggctagtTAGTccacggcaaattatgctatggactcgggtccatgttcataattttataattatatattaataattttagaattttatattcacaattttggatctcaatatacaaaattacattactcaatattcacaatttttgaactctatattcataattttgttatatagattcaaaaattgtgttatactgttgaatataaagttatgaaattatgaatatagagttatgaaagtgtgaatatagagttctaaaattgtgaacatagagttctaaaattgtgaacatagagttctaaaattgtgaacatgaactcGAGTCCATTGCAATATTGCATAGAAACTGCTACGTCGCAtctgaaactttttaaaatttaattataattataaaattttaattttattacatattaatataatttataaattgtatattatacTCTTAGGGTTTTCTCAGTGCACACCATCGACTTGTGACtgcgagttttttttttcttctagaaGTGGACAATTCAATTCAGTTTATCTGAATCGAATCAAAACGAACTGAACTAGTAATATATCAAAAAACCAAACGGTTCGGGATTCTTGTAAATTGAACGGTTCAGTTAAAAACCAAATTGAACGGTTTGGTAAAAAatcaaaccgaaccgaataatgtttgattaaaaaaaaaataatattaataataatagtaatagtaataatagtaataagaataataataagaataataataagaatagtaataatagtaataacaataatatcaacagcagcagcaacaacaacaacaacaacaacaacaacaacaacaataataataataataataaaataataataataataataataatagtaataaagaagtaaatttGAATTAGGATTAACATTTAAAGATAAGGTGCAATTTAGACAAGCTGTAACAAATTATGCAATCAAAGAGGGGAAGGAAATGAAGTATGAAAAAAATGACAAAGTGAGGTGTGTGGTGAAGTGCAAGCATGAGAGTTGTCCATGGAAACTTACTCTTAGGTATGATAAAGATCATAAGTGTTGGAAGATAACAGTGTTAGCTGATAAACATAATGGTTGTGTAAGGACTAAGAAGAATTCTATGGTTAATTCAACCATTGTTGCAAAAAGATGGAAAGAACAGATTAAAGGGCACTTGGACTGGAAAACAAATGCATTTTTAGAAAAGGTTTGTGTTGATGACCACTACACACTAAGCAAGAAGCAAGCATGGAGGGCTTTAGTCAAAGCCAAAGGTGAAATAAGACATGAGGCAGCAGACTACTTCAATAGGATATGGAGTTATTGTATGGAGATACATAGAACTAATCCCAACTGTAAGTATGAGGTGAAGTTGAGTGAGTTGAAAGAAGATGGAAAAGAATGATTTTTGAGGATGTACATTTGCTGGGAAGCTACAAGGGAAGGGTTTAAGCACTGTAGGAGAATAATTGGCCTAGATGGATGTCAATTAAAAGTGTAAAACTGGAGGCCAATTATTGACAGCAGTTGGAATAGATGGGAATGAAAGTATATTCCCAATTGCTTATGCAATTGTAGAGAATGAGAATAAGGACTCTTGGAGTTGGTTTCTTGAATTGCTAAAGACAGACTTGCAAATTCATCCCATGGTACAAAGTGAGTTCACAATGATATCAGACAAGCAAAAGGGTCTCATACAAGCCTTTGAGACTGTGCTACCAGCAGTTAGGCATAGATTCTGTGTTAGACATCTGCACAATAATATGAGGGTGGCTGGTTTCACTACAAATACAATAAAAGATGCCTTGTGGAAAACTGCTAGGGCCACTACAGTCAATAGCTTTAGGACAGCACTGCAAGAGTTAAGAAATCTAGATGAAGAGGCATTTGCTTGGCTTGGTGATAAACACCCATCAGAGTGGTCTAGATCCCACTTTACTGGAACTGCCAACTGTGACATATTGGTGAATAACATTTCTGAGTCATTCAATGCAATGATACTGCAAGCTAGGGAAAGCCCTGTTATCAATTGTTTGGAgataattaggaaaaaaatcaTGTTGAGGTTATTTGAGTCAAGAACTCAGGCTGCCCAATGGACTGGTATTGTTTGTCCAAATATTGTGAGAAAAATAGATGAGATTGAGAAGCTTGCAGGAGGATTAATTGGTTATCAGTCTGCTCCAATGTTGTTTGAGATCATAGGGACACACTCTGGGCAGTACACTGTGGACTTAGGTAGAAGAGTTTGTTCTTGTAGGAAATGGGACCTCACTGGAATCCCTTGCCCACATGCAGTCTGTGCAATATGGATAAAACATGGCAAAGGTCCTATTTGGCAGTATGTGGACTCTTGCTACCTAATATCCACATACATGAAAACATATGAGGGATGTATAAAGCCAATGTCAGGTTATGAAGATTGGCCAACCACAAGTAGAGAACCTCCACTGCCACCTGTATATAATGCAAGGCCTGGCAGACCTAGAAAATTGAGGATGAAGTCTAGGGGTGAGACCAGTAATGATGGGCAGCATTTATCAAGGAGACATGTTGTTTTACATTGCACAAAATGTAATGAAGTAGGCCATAACAACAGAAAATGT of Ipomoea triloba cultivar NCNSP0323 chromosome 3, ASM357664v1 contains these proteins:
- the LOC116012230 gene encoding two-component response regulator-like APRR5 isoform X1 — its product is MELNEAAEAERKKDDESGGSAAVFRWERFLAKMAVRVLLVEADDSTRHIISALLTKCGYKVAAVCDGLKAWEVLKKKPHNVDLILAEVDLPSISGYALLTLIMEHQICKNIPVIMMSSQDSVSTAYGCMLRGAADFLVKPIRKNELTNLWQHVWRRQALSSGAMVENNDISNGECREKGSEDQSCCSKPDIDTEREMTEHIQDLLQPNWDRSIPIVDQASDEDIESCKQGIDLIGAFDDYLNCNHINPSSNTSPNKQVDSAAPELDLSLTRTHPTSMLNQFVDNHRLNHSDGSAFTPYVNKGTQKHGGLTIPIGVRFEGASSPVISPSDSPGSGNLDSPPGLDPNPVHPIPSTADECRKEEVSLAQDGNSQRSSQREAALTKFRLKRKDRCFEKKVRYESRKKLAEQRPRVKGQFVRRQPIGTGDNEMISAVNQ
- the LOC116013086 gene encoding uncharacterized protein LOC116013086; the protein is MKYEKNDKVRCVVKCKHESCPWKLTLRYDKDHKCWKITVLADKHNGCVRTKKNSMVNSTIVAKRWKEQIKGHLDWKTNAFLEKVCVDDHYTLSKKQAWRALVKAKGEIRHEAADYFNRIWSYCMEIHRTNPNSVGIDGNESIFPIAYAIVENENKDSWSWFLELLKTDLQIHPMVQSEFTMISDKQKGLIQAFETVLPAVRHRFCVRHLHNNMRVAGFTTNTIKDALWKTARATTVNSFRTALQELRNLDEEAFAWLGDKHPSEWSRSHFTGTANCDILVNNISESFNAMILQARESPVINCLEIIRKKIMLRLFESRTQAAQWTGIVCPNIVRKIDEIEKLAGGLIGYQSAPMLFEIIGTHSGQYTVDLGRRVCSCRKWDLTGIPCPHAVCAIWIKHGKGPIWQYVDSCYLISTYMKTYEGCIKPMSGYEDWPTTSREPPLPPVYNARPGRPRKLRMKSRGETSNDGQHLSRRHVVLHCTKCNEVGHNNRKCPKFPTVRLATQAAQIGDEAVVQVPVAAAQIGGEAAVQVPVAAAQIGDEAVVQVQVAVEPDIISQPEIEDNLWEIPDDILDAHWHEIEVQTQNNLVEASLSTNSEIPVIQVPFEQEKKIKGKQGMVPKISRKRTASKDFNKKKQPVRKYATRSSTTFKSKFSGNDKDPINLD
- the LOC116012230 gene encoding two-component response regulator-like APRR5 isoform X2, whose protein sequence is MLMSVMDCVISIDTFNVAAVCDGLKAWEVLKKKPHNVDLILAEVDLPSISGYALLTLIMEHQICKNIPVIMMSSQDSVSTAYGCMLRGAADFLVKPIRKNELTNLWQHVWRRQALSSGAMVENNDISNGECREKGSEDQSCCSKPDIDTEREMTEHIQDLLQPNWDRSIPIVDQASDEDIESCKQGIDLIGAFDDYLNCNHINPSSNTSPNKQVDSAAPELDLSLTRTHPTSMLNQFVDNHRLNHSDGSAFTPYVNKGTQKHGGLTIPIGVRFEGASSPVISPSDSPGSGNLDSPPGLDPNPVHPIPSTADECRKEEVSLAQDGNSQRSSQREAALTKFRLKRKDRCFEKKVRYESRKKLAEQRPRVKGQFVRRQPIGTGDNEMISAVNQ